From the Pirellulales bacterium genome, the window TTCGACGTTACCGATGACATCGCTATGTGTTCCTCCGAATAGGTTTACGCTGTCCGCCGATCAGGCGACGGAAGCAGTCAGCGCCGCGGGCAGAAGCAACTTCTGCATGCGGCGGAAATGTCGAATGATTTTCTCGTCAATGTCCCGTAACGCCGGGTCGCGCTCAGCCAGGTTATAACGTTGCAGGACGATTCGTCCACTGAGGGTTTGACGGTCGCCGATTTGGCCCGCGACCTTGAGCGTCGCAAGCCGGTCGTCTTTCTTCACCATCGACACCGTGACATCGAGCGTTTGCCCGGGGGCCACGAAGTCGGCGTATTTTATATTCTTCGCTTCCC encodes:
- a CDS encoding beta-hydroxyacyl-ACP dehydratase — its product is EAKNIKYADFVAPGQTLDVTVSMVKKDDRLATLKVAGQIGDRQTLSGRIVLQRYNLAERDPALRDIDEKIIRHFRRMQKLLLPAALTASVA